AGCCGGCCACAGTAGCCGAAGCAGCCGCCGAGGCCGCGCCGCTGCCCGACCTGATCGCGCCCGCCGCCGAGGCCGCGCCGCTGCCCGACCTGATCGCGCCCGCCGCCGAGGCCGCGCCGGCTGGCCGGGCGGCACGCCCGCGGCGCAAGCCAGCGGCCGTAGTAGCCGAGGATCCGGCGGCTGAGGTCGCCGCGCCCAAGCCGGCGCGTAGCGCACGCAAAAAGCCGGCCCCAACTGCGGCCGAGGCCGCGCCGGCCACCGAGGCCGCCGAGGCCGCCGCACCTAAGCGCAGCCGCCGCAAGAAGCCGGCCGAGGCCGAGTAGCGGTTGTGTGCAGTGTTGTCCGCGCATAGATGCGGATAGGTTAGGATGACGTTCGTAAAAATCTGCGGCCTGCGCACTGCTGAGCACGCGCTCGTGGCCGCCGCCGCCGGGGCCGATCTGCTCGGCATGATCTTCGCGCCGGCACGCCGGCAGATCACCCCGGCCGAGGCTGCGGCGATCAGTGCGGCCGTGCGCGCGCAGCCCGACGCCAGCCGCAGGCCGCTGCTGGTTGGCGTATTCGTCAACGAGGCGCCCGAGCGTGTGCGCGAGCTGGCGCGCACATGCGCACTCGATCTCGCTCAGCTTAGCGGCAACGAGCCGATCGAGCACGCCCGCGCACTCACCGGCCTGGGCCTGATCAAAGCCATTCGCTTCGATGGCAGCGCCACCGAGCAGGCCTGGATCGACTGCAACCTAGCCAACGTGCGCCTGCTGGCCGATGCACACGTACCGGGTGCATTTGGCGGCGCGGGTGTTACCGCCGACTGGTCGGCCGCGCGCGAGCTGGCACGGCGCCGGCCGATTGTGCTGGCCGGTGGGCTGACGCCTACGAATGTGCGGCCGGCGATCGAGCAGGTGCGCCCGTGGGGCGTCGATGTGAGCAGCGGCGTCGAGAGCGCTGGCGTGAAGGATCCAGCCAAGATCCGGGCCTTCGTGGCCGCCGTGCAGCCTACCCTAACATAACAGCGGAGACCGGCCAATTCTGATCGGCCGGGCATCGAGTTAGCTTCAACCGAAGCAACATAAGGAGGATGAACAATGAAGGTTTTTCTACGACTCTTTGGCCTCGCGGCGCTGATTGGCGTCGCGGTGGTGGTGTACCGAGCAGTCAAGCAGTATCGCGAAGATAGCGTGTTCGATCTAGGCGCAACTACCAGCAGCGGCAATGGCTTCAGCGCGGGCAAACGCAGCATCAGCCCCGAGCTGCTGGCCATCCTGGCCGACCCAGGCGACAAAGGCCCGGTCGAGCTGATCACCGATGCCGGCGGCAACGAGTGGCTGATCAACCGCCGCAACGGCTTCCGCTACCCGGTCGAGGACGGCATTCCGATCATGCTGCTCGAAGAGGGCGAGAAGAATAAGGACGAGAGCCTGATCAGCCGCTAGAGCATCGTGGGCGGATGCGGCGCTACCGGTATTCTCGCGCTGCTTGCCCCGCACACAAGGCCAGGCGATAGCGTAACGGGCGTTCGGCTGTGACAGCCGGACGCCCGTTATTTTTCCCCGCCGATCGGCGCCTGCTCAGCGGCCCGGCGTGGCCGTGGCGCGTGGCGTTGGGCGCGGCGTGGGCGTTGGCGAGGGGCCTGGCGCAGCGGCCGGCGTACGCGACGGAACCTCGGTGGCGGTTGCCGGTGGGCTGGCAACCAGCGTGGCCGTAGCCGCTGCGGCCGGCGTCGGCGTGGGGCTGGTGGCCGGCGTTGGCGTAACCGGCGGCACGCTCGGCGTCGTGCTGCCGATGTCGCTGGCAGTATCGTCGGCGATATCGCCCAGGCGCTGCAGGAAGCGCTCGACTCGTGCCGAGCGGCGATCGAGCTCGGACAGCAGGGCAGCGCGGCCGGCCTCGGCAGTGGCAAACAGCGCCACCGCGTCGCGGCCCGAGCGCACCTCGGCCACCAGCGTGGCATTCTGCGCTATGCTGGCCTCGCGCTCCTGGCGCAACTGGTCGCGCAGGCCGGCGATCGTCTCGAACTGGCGCTTGAGATCGCCCAGCACCTCGTGATCGGCCGAGCCGCGCTGATCGGCGACCAGCACCTGGGTCTGCATCTGGCTATTGGCTGCCTGAAGCGTCGCCACCTGCACCTGTGCGGCGGCAAGCTGGCCCGGCAGCGCCGGGGTGAAGCCGAGGTAGAGCAGGCCGGCCGCGCCGGCAGCAAGCGCCAGAAAGGTGGTAATGATCACCACCAGCAGCGCGGCGAAGAAGCGGCCGACACACCCGCCGCGCGCGCGGGCGGGCTGTG
The sequence above is drawn from the Candidatus Kouleothrix ribensis genome and encodes:
- a CDS encoding phosphoribosylanthranilate isomerase, coding for MTFVKICGLRTAEHALVAAAAGADLLGMIFAPARRQITPAEAAAISAAVRAQPDASRRPLLVGVFVNEAPERVRELARTCALDLAQLSGNEPIEHARALTGLGLIKAIRFDGSATEQAWIDCNLANVRLLADAHVPGAFGGAGVTADWSAARELARRRPIVLAGGLTPTNVRPAIEQVRPWGVDVSSGVESAGVKDPAKIRAFVAAVQPTLT